In the genome of Spirochaetia bacterium, one region contains:
- a CDS encoding TolC family protein — MSKKILALLAAVSILMPTLAAQKLTVDQAVENALTHSLTIQTDQLSVEAAKIAQDDGVTNTFYPTLQATTTIGRSNSGTKALSGMHYIDPSDSSSGMAADYATYGPYVFFSSGLSFSLSLHPSMWESLKLLKYQIDTKQISLQAAKKSLALQIRQLYFGIVVQEEALKLQQQSLAQAKETLANMQKSYEAGLVPEINLYQLKNQIASSNSSINSSEANIASQKQTLNFLMGTEDIDAPIEFVDGLPAVTGHELDTFKVEEALAADTDLQNLNINEQMLDSQESMTKSSIYCPSVTLSASYQPLVYDVTTDWSTSTNHTDQGSISATLAFNVTNMLPGSSSRTKLKTIANSRQNLEVGKDQLVQNIRLTFSKNLADAKTALEQMDLAKTNIALAQKTLDLTKQSYENGLTDYASYRDAQLSHDQAKLNLLQAQYTYFSSVLKLQSEASAAY, encoded by the coding sequence ATGAGTAAGAAGATATTGGCTCTGCTTGCAGCAGTATCCATACTGATGCCGACGCTTGCAGCACAGAAACTTACGGTGGACCAAGCTGTGGAAAATGCCTTGACACATAGCCTGACCATTCAGACAGATCAGCTTTCTGTGGAAGCCGCAAAAATAGCGCAGGATGATGGGGTTACCAACACGTTCTATCCGACACTGCAGGCGACGACTACTATAGGAAGGAGTAATTCTGGGACAAAAGCATTGAGTGGGATGCATTATATTGATCCATCTGATTCTTCTTCTGGGATGGCAGCAGATTATGCAACATATGGTCCTTATGTTTTTTTTAGTTCCGGCCTCAGTTTTAGTCTTTCACTACATCCCTCGATGTGGGAATCACTGAAACTGCTTAAGTATCAGATTGATACCAAGCAGATCAGCCTGCAGGCTGCAAAGAAGAGCCTTGCCTTGCAGATCAGGCAACTGTACTTCGGCATCGTCGTGCAGGAAGAGGCCTTGAAACTCCAGCAGCAGAGCCTTGCACAGGCAAAGGAAACACTTGCCAACATGCAGAAATCCTATGAAGCCGGATTGGTACCGGAAATCAATCTCTATCAGCTGAAGAATCAGATTGCCTCAAGCAACAGTTCGATCAACAGCAGTGAAGCCAACATTGCAAGCCAGAAACAGACACTGAATTTCCTCATGGGAACGGAGGACATTGATGCTCCGATTGAGTTTGTCGACGGACTTCCCGCTGTCACCGGCCATGAGCTTGATACCTTCAAGGTGGAAGAAGCCCTTGCCGCAGATACTGACCTGCAGAACCTGAACATAAATGAGCAGATGCTTGACAGCCAGGAATCAATGACGAAGTCCAGTATCTACTGTCCTTCTGTTACACTTTCTGCTTCGTATCAGCCTTTGGTATATGATGTGACCACTGATTGGTCGACCAGTACGAACCATACAGACCAAGGTTCTATTTCTGCTACTTTGGCCTTCAATGTTACCAATATGCTTCCTGGAAGCAGTTCAAGGACCAAACTCAAGACGATTGCCAATTCAAGGCAGAACCTTGAAGTCGGCAAAGATCAACTGGTACAGAACATACGGCTGACGTTCAGCAAGAACCTTGCTGATGCAAAGACGGCATTGGAACAGATGGATTTGGCAAAGACAAATATAGCACTGGCTCAGAAGACCCTTGATCTGACCAAGCAATCCTATGAGAACGGACTGACTGACTATGCCTCGTATCGGGATGCCCAGCTTAGCCATGACCAGGCAAAACTCAATCTCCTGCAGGCACAGTATACATATTTTTCTTCGGTACTGAAGTTGCAGTCCGAAGCCTCTGCCGCATATTGA
- a CDS encoding transposase, protein MDSTPNRLSLQPLLFDRQDLCGCFFLEPTPKEVEFLRYWQALVALVPTRLSRPAGGRTGRRGYSLTDILAVRAVLLFFRLDTVTAAVALLQSSPNLRTVTQLGRVPSPSSVSRRTARLLEEMDFRGIHDRLCRQFYAGRTVCHLSLDSTPVDARERPAVRTKRQKGRRGRPKAGSAGEKAVQERKGQEARLVQLRDSGDPHAYLATLEQRCTVTGKRNSRGHMQWRVGYKVHLAVDDSGIPVASAVTGACVHDTQPAIPLLRIAAGRCTWLYALMDGGYSSGAVRDRVLAMGRVPLIDFKADRNGAKEEMDPAGRARYRARTTVERTNSELKECFLPKALYGRGPRARFDLRLAVLLLTVKRMGKVLEARQQAARKKSA, encoded by the coding sequence ATGGACAGTACACCGAATCGCCTTTCACTGCAACCCCTCCTCTTCGACCGGCAGGACCTGTGCGGCTGCTTCTTCCTTGAGCCCACCCCGAAGGAGGTGGAGTTCCTGCGCTACTGGCAGGCACTGGTTGCCCTGGTCCCCACGCGGCTTTCCCGGCCTGCGGGAGGGCGTACCGGGCGCAGGGGCTACAGCCTGACGGACATACTGGCGGTGCGTGCGGTGCTGCTCTTCTTCCGCCTGGACACCGTCACGGCGGCGGTTGCCCTGCTGCAGTCGAGCCCGAACCTGAGGACGGTGACACAGCTGGGGCGGGTACCCAGCCCGTCGTCGGTGAGCAGGCGGACGGCACGGCTGCTGGAGGAGATGGACTTCCGGGGGATCCATGACCGGCTGTGCAGGCAGTTCTATGCAGGCAGGACGGTGTGCCACCTGAGCCTTGACAGCACGCCCGTGGATGCACGGGAGAGGCCTGCGGTGAGGACGAAGCGGCAGAAGGGCCGGAGGGGCCGCCCGAAGGCCGGCAGCGCAGGGGAGAAGGCGGTGCAGGAAAGGAAGGGGCAGGAGGCACGCCTGGTGCAGCTGCGCGACAGCGGGGACCCCCATGCCTACCTGGCCACGCTGGAACAGCGGTGCACGGTCACGGGGAAGCGGAACAGCAGGGGGCACATGCAGTGGCGCGTGGGCTACAAGGTGCACCTGGCAGTGGACGACAGCGGCATCCCGGTGGCCAGTGCGGTGACGGGGGCGTGCGTGCATGACACGCAGCCGGCGATCCCCCTGCTGCGCATCGCCGCAGGGCGGTGCACCTGGCTGTATGCCCTCATGGACGGCGGCTACAGCAGCGGGGCGGTCAGGGACAGGGTGCTTGCCATGGGCAGGGTGCCGCTCATCGACTTCAAGGCCGACCGCAACGGGGCCAAGGAGGAGATGGACCCTGCGGGACGCGCCAGGTACCGGGCACGGACCACGGTGGAGCGCACCAACAGCGAGCTGAAGGAGTGCTTCCTGCCGAAGGCGCTGTACGGCCGGGGGCCGAGGGCACGTTTCGACCTGCGGCTTGCGGTGCTGCTGCTGACCGTCAAGCGGATGGGCAAGGTGCTGGAAGCACGGCAGCAGGCGGCAAGGAAGAAGAGCGCATAG
- the tnpA gene encoding IS200/IS605 family transposase — MAERSDSLAHTKWLCRYHIVFAPKYRRKVIYNQYRRSLGEILRQLCDHKGVEILEGHLMFDRHANLKYKFGNRHFWVTGYQVGTVGLNGAKVRKYIREQELKDIAQDRLSVKEYEDPLGKNK, encoded by the coding sequence ATGGCAGAAAGAAGCGACAGCCTTGCGCATACCAAGTGGCTGTGCAGGTACCATATAGTATTTGCACCCAAGTATAGGCGAAAGGTAATCTACAATCAATATCGGAGGAGCCTGGGGGAGATACTCAGGCAGCTGTGTGACCACAAGGGCGTGGAGATCCTTGAGGGGCACCTGATGTTCGACCGGCATGCGAACCTGAAGTACAAGTTCGGGAACCGGCACTTCTGGGTGACAGGCTACCAGGTGGGCACGGTGGGGCTGAACGGGGCGAAGGTAAGGAAGTACATCCGCGAGCAGGAGCTGAAGGACATAGCCCAGGACCGGCTGAGCGTGAAGGAGTACGAGGATCCGTTGGGTAAGAATAAGTAA
- a CDS encoding Plug domain-containing protein, translated as MQRTTAELVNKAIGTTFNSYGALGSLQNVQIRGIGSSKVSVYLDGAPSIYCLPENSRSFFHSGEHHRSH; from the coding sequence ATGCAGAGAACAACTGCAGAATTGGTCAACAAGGCAATAGGAACGACATTCAATTCCTATGGAGCCTTGGGATCCTTGCAGAACGTACAGATCAGGGGCATCGGATCATCAAAGGTTTCTGTATACCTTGACGGAGCCCCCTCTATCTACTGCCTACCAGAGAACAGTAGATCTTTCTTCCATTCCGGTGAGCATCATCGATCACATTGA
- a CDS encoding TonB-dependent receptor encodes MVNIITKKGTKTEKPLTVSLENGSYLPLSYDGGKHAWRALVDSQKLDLSYVNSINGLNIAANAGGIIAQNDYTYENSGTTYLRDNAGMYNLHGGLNLSGTVAEGLEISSNNMASYQNLGVPGPLTSLTPDNYQHTLLLSTANTIRKDFNQGPLTKLTGNFDFTYNSLFYHNTKSWDGTTYITKDSTHNYSKGTLQSEQTWNLGEDYALTSGISASIDYIDSTEVGTHTRIAPSLYADGSIYLMDGTVSVHPCLNVTYLSDLSEVAPNASLGIIYNLSDETALKATVDYAENPPTFSDLYWPDSDGMKGNTDLIPEKGISGEAGLSWKNGTISYEGTGFARNMYDAINWSYNSSSSYYSPDNIDHSMYFGTEQSVKIAIIDRLELNLSYQYNKSFDLSDGQTLSDDVEVSGIRKHTAKASLQYTKDKYTASIDGEYLGKTTGYYGSTIDSVFLMNLSINVQLTDDLKTYVAVDNLLNASYQLSSGYPMPGTKIRVGGNWKY; translated from the coding sequence ATGGTCAATATCATCACGAAGAAAGGTACAAAGACAGAAAAGCCACTTACAGTTTCACTTGAAAACGGATCATATCTTCCTCTTTCCTATGATGGAGGCAAGCATGCATGGAGAGCTTTGGTAGACAGCCAGAAGCTTGACCTTTCCTATGTCAACTCCATCAATGGACTGAACATTGCGGCAAATGCAGGCGGTATCATTGCCCAGAATGACTATACCTATGAAAACAGCGGCACGACCTATCTCCGGGACAACGCAGGCATGTACAACCTCCATGGAGGCCTCAACCTCAGCGGAACTGTCGCAGAAGGACTTGAAATATCTTCCAATAACATGGCATCCTACCAGAATTTGGGAGTACCAGGTCCTCTCACATCTTTAACACCAGACAATTATCAACATACATTGTTGCTGTCAACGGCCAATACAATAAGGAAAGATTTTAACCAAGGGCCATTGACAAAGCTTACTGGCAATTTTGATTTCACCTACAATAGTCTTTTTTATCACAATACAAAATCATGGGACGGAACCACCTACATAACCAAGGACAGTACACATAACTACAGCAAAGGAACACTCCAATCAGAACAGACTTGGAACTTAGGTGAAGATTATGCACTTACTTCAGGAATCTCTGCTTCCATTGACTATATAGACAGTACTGAGGTCGGTACCCACACCAGGATAGCTCCTTCTCTCTATGCAGATGGCAGCATCTATCTGATGGATGGTACCGTATCCGTCCATCCGTGTCTCAATGTCACCTATCTCAGTGACCTTAGTGAAGTGGCACCGAATGCTTCCCTTGGCATCATCTATAATCTGTCGGATGAAACAGCATTGAAAGCCACGGTTGATTATGCAGAGAATCCTCCTACGTTCAGCGATCTGTACTGGCCAGACAGCGATGGTATGAAAGGCAACACAGACTTAATCCCTGAAAAAGGAATAAGCGGAGAAGCCGGACTCTCATGGAAAAATGGGACAATTTCCTATGAAGGAACAGGATTTGCCAGGAATATGTACGATGCAATCAACTGGAGTTATAATTCCTCATCTTCTTATTACTCACCTGACAACATTGACCACAGCATGTACTTCGGTACCGAGCAATCTGTTAAAATTGCTATCATAGATAGATTGGAACTTAATCTCAGCTATCAGTATAACAAGAGCTTTGACCTGTCTGATGGGCAGACATTATCGGATGATGTTGAAGTATCTGGCATCAGGAAACATACCGCAAAGGCTTCCTTGCAGTATACAAAAGACAAGTATACTGCATCCATTGACGGTGAATATTTAGGGAAAACCACAGGATACTATGGATCAACCATTGATTCAGTTTTCCTGATGAACCTCAGCATCAACGTACAGCTTACCGATGATCTCAAGACCTATGTAGCTGTGGACAACCTCTTGAACGCTTCATATCAGCTGTCAAGTGGCTATCCGATGCCAGGAACAAAGATCCGTGTCGGCGGTAATTGGAAATATTAG
- a CDS encoding MotA/TolQ/ExbB proton channel family protein, translating into MKHTTLFALLQKGGAVMWPLYAFFILTVIIVVERAISFTLLARRKEQLPRKKLEAPLSVLDMIAMVSPVLGFLGTVTGMINAFRAVSEASSVNLQIVASGLYEALFTTAFGLIISIIATVSGFFLDMAVDKLCEDEDTT; encoded by the coding sequence ATGAAGCACACAACACTGTTTGCATTACTTCAGAAAGGAGGAGCGGTCATGTGGCCGCTCTATGCCTTTTTTATTCTGACTGTCATCATTGTAGTAGAAAGAGCAATCTCCTTTACTTTGCTTGCAAGACGAAAGGAACAATTGCCAAGAAAAAAACTGGAAGCCCCTCTTTCCGTCCTTGATATGATCGCAATGGTAAGTCCTGTCCTTGGATTCCTCGGCACCGTCACAGGAATGATCAACGCATTCCGGGCAGTATCGGAAGCTTCAAGCGTCAACCTGCAGATAGTTGCCTCAGGTTTGTACGAAGCTCTTTTTACTACTGCTTTCGGCCTGATCATCTCGATTATTGCAACAGTTTCAGGATTCTTTCTGGATATGGCTGTGGACAAACTATGCGAAGACGAAGACACGACTTAG
- a CDS encoding biopolymer transporter ExbD, translated as MRRRRHDLVQPTDIAFLLIIFFLLLAGSNISRSIDLKTGMSTTAQTRQVELTLHADGTLSTGEGQITEAQLESELTPQDTLHIFIEPETTWQKVVDILSIAEKTKGVSLEELP; from the coding sequence ATGCGAAGACGAAGACACGACTTAGTCCAGCCAACCGATATCGCATTCCTGCTTATCATCTTCTTCCTTCTGCTTGCAGGTTCAAATATAAGTAGAAGCATCGACTTGAAGACAGGTATGTCTACGACAGCCCAGACCAGACAAGTTGAGCTTACCTTGCATGCAGACGGTACCTTGTCTACCGGTGAAGGTCAGATTACGGAGGCTCAACTAGAATCAGAACTAACTCCTCAGGACACCCTCCATATTTTCATTGAGCCAGAGACTACTTGGCAAAAAGTCGTTGACATACTTTCTATTGCAGAAAAAACAAAAGGAGTTTCATTGGAGGAACTTCCATGA
- a CDS encoding biopolymer transporter ExbD: MRRKRHTPQAAMTDIAFILLLFFLIISITTTLLPISLKEATATETTATEQKGPVIVIGKGGDIYQDNIQITRGQLPSTAEEVSVVADRDTPFSAIAPVIKKLQQNGTKHLHCIVEEEK, from the coding sequence ATGAGAAGGAAACGACATACCCCGCAAGCAGCCATGACAGACATAGCCTTCATTTTATTGCTATTCTTCTTAATCATTTCCATCACTACTACATTGCTTCCTATTTCTTTAAAAGAAGCAACGGCAACAGAAACCACAGCTACAGAACAAAAAGGGCCTGTCATCGTCATCGGGAAAGGCGGAGACATTTATCAGGACAATATACAGATTACAAGAGGCCAGCTTCCTAGCACTGCTGAAGAAGTATCTGTTGTCGCAGACCGAGATACTCCTTTCTCAGCTATTGCACCAGTCATCAAGAAACTCCAACAAAATGGTACGAAACACTTGCATTGCATAGTTGAGGAGGAAAAATGA
- a CDS encoding TonB family protein yields the protein MKPLHTIILACAVTVTLILVLFIPLPVHEIAVAPSTGATISLTNSVASNASSAEQPTEEQPTEEQPTEEQPTEEQPTEEQPTEEQPTEEQPTEEQPTEEQPTEEQPTEEQPTEEQPTEEQPTEEQPTEEQPTEEQPAEEQPAEEQPAEEQPAEEQQPAEEQPSKQQPAEQQQNKQIETNDIKNQDKKEKTSVNSSTEEKDKQPPLPTTPAVSAITTQAASVESKQEKQTMINGYNELSAVDTGPTFDRQELARRISYPALAKRRGKEGTVLLRLYVSDSGLVEKVSTVQDPGFGLAEAARKAFLGFKGQPALIDGKTVPVTLVYPIKFSLK from the coding sequence ATGAAACCTCTGCATACGATTATCCTTGCCTGTGCCGTTACGGTGACACTTATCCTTGTCTTGTTCATTCCATTACCGGTCCATGAGATAGCAGTTGCTCCCTCAACCGGTGCTACCATAAGTCTGACAAACAGCGTAGCAAGCAATGCCTCATCTGCAGAACAACCCACAGAAGAACAACCCACAGAAGAACAACCTACAGAGGAACAACCTACAGAGGAACAACCTACAGAGGAACAACCTACAGAAGAGCAGCCTACAGAAGAGCAGCCTACAGAAGAGCAGCCTACAGAAGAGCAGCCTACAGAAGAGCAGCCTACAGAAGAGCAGCCTACAGAAGAGCAGCCTACAGAAGAGCAGCCTACAGAAGAGCAGCCTACAGAAGAGCAGCCTACAGAAGAACAACCTGCAGAAGAACAACCTGCAGAAGAGCAACCTGCAGAAGAGCAACCTGCAGAAGAACAGCAACCTGCAGAAGAGCAACCCTCAAAGCAACAGCCTGCGGAACAGCAACAGAATAAACAAATTGAAACCAATGACATCAAAAATCAAGATAAAAAAGAAAAGACATCAGTAAACAGCAGCACTGAAGAAAAAGACAAGCAACCACCTCTACCTACTACTCCAGCAGTATCTGCAATTACAACCCAAGCTGCTTCAGTAGAAAGCAAACAAGAAAAACAGACAATGATAAACGGTTACAACGAACTGTCTGCAGTCGATACCGGACCTACATTTGACCGTCAGGAACTAGCAAGACGAATTTCCTATCCAGCATTGGCAAAAAGAAGAGGAAAAGAAGGAACAGTACTGCTTCGGCTCTATGTCTCCGATTCGGGACTTGTAGAGAAAGTGTCTACAGTACAAGACCCTGGATTCGGACTTGCCGAAGCAGCACGAAAAGCTTTCCTAGGCTTCAAGGGCCAGCCAGCCTTGATCGACGGCAAGACCGTTCCTGTTACCTTGGTATATCCAATAAAATTTTCTTTGAAATAA
- a CDS encoding AraC family transcriptional regulator has protein sequence MKAWIVRLNEAVDYIESHLDGEISYDKAANIAGCSTYHFLRMFAYIADVSLSEYIRRRRLTKAAFDLKEGGKVIDVALRYGYESPTAFNRAFRSIHGIAPSASKHESALLKAYLPIKFTMNIQGAHEMDYRIETRPAFEIVGISFTGKKSSDEFYACIPGFWDTIEENGVLKKLIGLIHEDPTGLLGICRETAEGSAEYDIAVACSGPVPQGLAKMSVPSQTWAIFPGSGPMPQTIHEAYKRIMGEWLPLSGYEFADSLDIERYTAWGEKTNAFEILVPVQKKNKTVF, from the coding sequence ATGAAGGCATGGATTGTAAGGTTAAATGAGGCCGTCGATTATATTGAATCGCATCTGGATGGCGAAATATCCTATGATAAGGCTGCGAACATTGCCGGCTGTTCCACTTATCATTTTCTTCGTATGTTTGCCTATATTGCAGATGTATCCCTTTCCGAGTACATACGCAGACGGCGGCTTACGAAAGCTGCCTTCGATTTGAAAGAAGGCGGAAAGGTGATAGATGTTGCCTTGCGATATGGATATGAATCACCGACAGCGTTCAACCGGGCATTCCGTAGCATACATGGCATCGCTCCTTCTGCATCAAAACATGAGAGTGCGTTATTGAAGGCGTATCTCCCGATCAAATTTACCATGAACATACAAGGAGCACATGAGATGGATTATCGTATTGAAACAAGACCGGCATTTGAAATTGTGGGCATTTCTTTTACAGGAAAGAAAAGTTCCGATGAATTCTATGCCTGTATCCCAGGATTTTGGGATACGATTGAGGAAAATGGTGTATTGAAGAAATTGATAGGACTTATCCATGAGGATCCGACAGGCTTACTGGGTATTTGCAGGGAAACGGCCGAAGGTTCTGCGGAGTATGATATTGCAGTGGCCTGCAGTGGACCAGTTCCGCAAGGATTGGCGAAAATGTCAGTACCTTCCCAGACTTGGGCAATTTTCCCTGGAAGCGGTCCAATGCCTCAGACAATCCATGAGGCTTACAAACGTATAATGGGAGAATGGCTTCCCCTGTCAGGTTATGAGTTTGCTGATTCCCTCGATATTGAACGTTATACGGCATGGGGTGAGAAGACAAATGCATTTGAGATCTTGGTACCGGTACAGAAGAAAAATAAGACTGTATTCTGA
- a CDS encoding MFS transporter, with translation MATLCAMYFFVQASSSIIQPYLQIMLRNSGFIYAQIGVLLALFECAGIIGPIVTGSLVDKTGRLKIVMLLCTVIMVVAFFAIDYLPGTFIILLAIGVGGFTYKSLLSLLDVSTMRQVEGDTYRYSRVRIYGTVGYILFGLLWTALKRPYVDDNHDIFMFIFIGAILFFVPLLIAKRDEIRPKQKKMKGVPNPRKKWCNSVFYFGLVIMALSRLGLSASGYLSLYMVDKLQNDQITLMNSLAATTEIFGMVLSGYLMSKKDVAPVTMLMISALATVVRLLLYALVPSMTGVILGQCTQCLSYGFYMPATIMFVAKWVSKSHQAAGVSLCQSFGSGLPTMIGDMVGGIVIQHFGYRTFFLLFCIPAAIAALLVIIFFKRFQQPRFEET, from the coding sequence ATGGCTACACTTTGCGCGATGTATTTTTTTGTCCAGGCATCTTCGAGCATCATCCAGCCGTATCTGCAGATCATGCTCAGGAATTCTGGATTTATCTATGCACAGATTGGTGTTTTGCTTGCCCTTTTTGAGTGTGCCGGCATCATCGGTCCCATTGTGACAGGCTCCTTGGTTGACAAGACAGGGCGGCTTAAGATTGTCATGCTTTTATGCACGGTCATAATGGTCGTTGCTTTCTTTGCCATTGATTATCTGCCGGGAACTTTCATCATATTGCTGGCTATCGGCGTGGGTGGCTTTACTTATAAATCCTTGCTTTCCCTCTTGGATGTCTCGACGATGCGGCAGGTTGAAGGCGATACATACAGATATAGTCGTGTCAGGATCTATGGTACGGTCGGCTATATCCTTTTTGGCCTTTTGTGGACGGCTCTGAAACGTCCGTATGTAGATGACAACCATGATATCTTTATGTTCATCTTTATCGGGGCGATACTCTTCTTTGTTCCTTTGCTTATTGCAAAAAGGGATGAGATTCGTCCGAAGCAAAAGAAGATGAAAGGCGTACCGAATCCGAGAAAGAAATGGTGCAACAGTGTATTTTATTTCGGTTTGGTGATCATGGCATTGTCTCGGCTGGGGTTGTCTGCAAGCGGTTATCTTTCCTTGTATATGGTTGATAAGCTCCAGAATGATCAGATTACGCTGATGAACAGCCTTGCTGCGACGACTGAAATCTTCGGTATGGTACTTTCTGGTTATCTTATGTCGAAAAAGGATGTGGCTCCGGTCACCATGCTGATGATCAGTGCTCTTGCTACTGTCGTCAGATTGTTGCTCTATGCCTTGGTTCCTTCGATGACAGGAGTTATCTTGGGACAATGTACCCAATGCCTGAGCTATGGATTCTATATGCCGGCGACAATCATGTTTGTTGCAAAGTGGGTCAGCAAATCCCATCAGGCAGCAGGTGTATCCCTGTGCCAATCCTTCGGGTCAGGACTTCCGACCATGATCGGTGACATGGTAGGCGGAATAGTCATTCAGCATTTCGGTTACAGGACATTCTTCTTGCTTTTCTGTATTCCCGCTGCCATTGCCGCCTTGTTGGTAATCATCTTTTTCAAGCGTTTCCAGCAGCCTCGGTTTGAGGAAACTTAG
- a CDS encoding aminopeptidase: MNNVQEKYADLVLTRGLALKRGQSLFITCAPQDYDFARLVASRAYAKGALQVDFSIRDDQLLRVRMDIQSEKEFAKIPDYLEARYADLDKNDWAILSIDTVNHFMEGCEVSKSVARQKAIRAVSKEWHDNLDYDRHAWCIICVPSPSWAEEVLGKGATEEELWQLLMPILRLDTDDPCAAWDKETVIFDKRCAYLNSLGMDHLHYTSSTCDLTVGLHTDAMWMGGPGMLPDGRRFYPNFPTAEVFCTPDKTRCNGYVTSTKPVPVYGIMTENVRFTFKDGKVVTFSAKKGAEAIERLLSVDEGSSRIGEIALVDEDSPIAKAKRLFSSILYDENASCHMAIGTGFPCFRNLGDADFATKNGNKSSVHVDFMVGSQDLDIEAVTATGKHVMIMEKGHFIQQI, from the coding sequence ATGAACAATGTACAAGAAAAATATGCGGACCTTGTGCTGACCAGGGGGCTGGCCTTGAAAAGGGGTCAATCGCTTTTCATTACGTGTGCTCCGCAAGACTATGACTTTGCGAGGTTGGTTGCCTCCAGGGCCTACGCGAAGGGAGCTCTTCAAGTTGATTTTTCCATCAGGGATGACCAGTTGCTTCGGGTGCGGATGGACATCCAGAGTGAAAAAGAGTTTGCAAAGATTCCGGATTATCTTGAGGCAAGATATGCTGACCTCGATAAAAATGACTGGGCCATTCTGAGTATAGATACAGTCAATCATTTTATGGAAGGATGTGAGGTATCCAAAAGCGTGGCAAGACAGAAAGCTATCAGAGCCGTTTCCAAGGAATGGCATGACAACCTTGACTATGACAGACATGCATGGTGTATCATCTGTGTTCCAAGTCCGTCCTGGGCTGAGGAAGTCCTCGGCAAGGGCGCGACTGAAGAAGAACTTTGGCAATTGCTGATGCCGATTCTTAGGCTAGATACAGATGACCCCTGTGCGGCATGGGATAAGGAAACCGTAATCTTTGATAAAAGGTGTGCTTATCTGAATTCGCTGGGTATGGACCATCTGCACTATACAAGCAGTACTTGCGACCTGACTGTAGGTCTACATACTGATGCCATGTGGATGGGAGGACCTGGGATGCTTCCTGACGGACGTCGGTTCTATCCGAATTTCCCTACGGCTGAGGTGTTCTGTACGCCCGACAAGACCCGATGCAACGGCTATGTCACGTCCACGAAGCCTGTTCCCGTATACGGTATAATGACTGAAAACGTCAGGTTTACATTCAAGGATGGCAAAGTCGTGACTTTCTCTGCTAAAAAGGGTGCAGAGGCCATTGAAAGACTTTTGTCTGTCGATGAAGGATCTTCCCGAATAGGTGAAATTGCCCTTGTCGATGAAGACAGTCCCATCGCCAAGGCAAAAAGGCTTTTTTCTTCAATTCTCTATGATGAAAATGCTTCTTGCCATATGGCTATCGGTACAGGCTTCCCTTGCTTCAGGAATCTTGGAGATGCGGATTTTGCTACGAAGAATGGCAATAAGTCTTCCGTACATGTCGACTTTATGGTCGGTTCCCAGGATCTGGATATTGAGGCTGTGACGGCTACGGGAAAACATGTCATGATTATGGAAAAAGGGCACTTCATACAACAAATCTAA